One region of Vibrio pelagius genomic DNA includes:
- the carA gene encoding glutamine-hydrolyzing carbamoyl-phosphate synthase small subunit, with translation MKKSALLVLEDGTVFHGESIGADGSAVGEVVFNTSMTGYQEILTDPSYSQQIVTLTYPHIGNTGTNSEDEESSSIHAQGLVIRDLPLIASNFRNEQSLSDYLKSQNVVGIADIDTRKLTRILREKGAQNGCIVAGNNIDEALALAKAKEFPGLKGMDLAKEVTTKEAYQWKQGSWTLTGGLPEAKADSELPYHVVAYDFGAKRNILRMLVDRGCRLTVVPAETSAEEVLALNPDGVFLSNGPGDPEPCTYAIEATKVFLEKGLPIFGICLGHQILALASGAKTVKMKFGHHGANHPVKDLDRNVVMITSQNHGFAADEETLPENLRATHKSLFDGSLQGIHRTDKPAFSFQGHPEASPGPEDAAPLFDHFIELIKKHTA, from the coding sequence TTGAAAAAGTCAGCATTGCTAGTCCTAGAAGATGGGACAGTATTCCACGGTGAATCCATTGGCGCAGACGGTTCTGCTGTTGGTGAAGTCGTTTTTAATACCTCGATGACGGGGTACCAAGAAATCCTCACTGATCCTTCCTATTCTCAACAAATTGTAACGCTTACTTACCCTCACATTGGCAATACCGGAACCAATTCCGAAGACGAAGAATCCTCTTCAATCCACGCTCAAGGCCTTGTGATTCGCGATCTCCCTCTTATCGCTTCTAACTTCCGTAATGAACAATCCCTTTCTGATTACCTTAAGTCGCAAAACGTTGTTGGTATTGCTGATATCGATACTCGTAAGCTGACGCGTATTCTTCGCGAGAAGGGTGCTCAAAACGGTTGTATCGTAGCGGGTAACAACATCGACGAGGCTCTAGCGCTAGCTAAAGCGAAAGAATTCCCAGGCCTAAAAGGTATGGACCTTGCGAAAGAAGTTACAACAAAAGAAGCGTATCAATGGAAACAAGGTTCGTGGACGCTTACGGGTGGACTTCCTGAAGCGAAAGCAGACTCAGAATTGCCATATCACGTTGTTGCCTACGACTTCGGTGCAAAACGCAACATCTTACGTATGCTTGTTGACCGCGGCTGCCGCCTAACAGTGGTTCCAGCTGAAACGTCAGCGGAAGAAGTTCTCGCACTAAACCCAGACGGTGTTTTCCTTTCAAATGGCCCTGGTGACCCAGAACCATGTACTTACGCAATTGAAGCGACAAAAGTATTCCTAGAGAAAGGTCTACCAATCTTCGGTATCTGTCTTGGTCACCAAATCCTAGCACTAGCTTCTGGTGCGAAGACGGTGAAAATGAAGTTTGGTCACCACGGTGCAAACCACCCAGTTAAAGACTTAGATCGTAATGTTGTGATGATCACTTCACAAAACCACGGTTTTGCTGCAGATGAAGAGACGCTGCCTGAAAACCTACGTGCAACGCACAAGTCGCTATTTGATGGTTCTCTACAAGGTATCCACCGCACAGATAAGCCAGCATTCAGCTTCCAAGGTCACCCAGAAGCGAGCCCAGGTCCAGAAGACGCGGCGCCGTTATTCGACCACTTCATTGAACTAATTAAAAAGCACACAGCGTAA
- the carB gene encoding carbamoyl-phosphate synthase large subunit has translation MPKRTDIKSILILGAGPIVIGQACEFDYSGAQACKALREEGYRVILVNSNPATIMTDPDMADATYIEPIQWEVVRNIIAKEKPDAVLPTMGGQTALNCALDLEKHGVLEEFGVEMIGATADAIDKAEDRSRFDKAMKSIGLECPRADTAKTMEEAYAVLDMVGFPCIIRPSFTMGGTGGGIAYNKEEFEEICRRGLDLSPTNELLIDESLIGWKEYEMEVVRDKADNCIIVCAIENFDPMGIHTGDSITVAPAQTLTDKEYQLMRNASLAVLREIGVETGGSNVQFGINPKDGRMVIIEMNPRVSRSSALASKATGFPIAKIAAKLAVGYTLDELQNDITGGATPASFEPTIDYVVTKIPRFNFEKFAGANDRLTTQMKSVGEVMAIGRNQQESLQKALRGLEVGATGFDEMVDLDAPDALTTIRHELKEAGAERIWYIADAFRAGMSVDGVFNLTQIDRWFLVQIEDIVKLEQELKAKGFAGLNKEELNKLKRKGFADARLSKILGVAESEIRRLRDQYDIHPVYKRVDTCAAEFSSDTAYMYSSYDDECEANPTDKDKIMILGGGPNRIGQGIEFDYCCVHASLALREDGYETIMVNCNPETVSTDYDTSDRLYFEPVTLEDVLAIARVEKPKGVIVQYGGQTPLKLARALEAAGVPIIGTSPDAIDRAEDRERFQVAVDRLGLLQPENATVTTMEQAVEKSREIGYPLVVRPSYVLGGRAMEIVYDEQDLRRYFNEAVSVSNESPVLLDSFLDDAVEVDIDAICDGERVVIGGIMEHIEQAGVHSGDSACSLPAYTLSQEIQDVMREQVEKLAFELGVRGLMNTQFAVKNNKVYLIEVNPRAARTVPFVSKATGAPIAKIAARVMAGQSLEAQGFTKEIIPPYYSVKEVVLPFNKFPGVDPLLGPEMRSTGEVMGVGATFAEAYAKAELGCGNVYPEGGRALLSVREGDKERVVDLASKLSKLGYQLDATHGTAVILGEAGINPRLVNKVHEGRPHILDRIKNNEYTYIVNTAAGRQAIEDSKVLRRGALAEKVNYTTTLNAAFATCMAHTADAKTSVTSVQELHAQVKASEA, from the coding sequence ATGCCAAAACGTACTGACATTAAAAGTATTCTAATTCTAGGTGCTGGCCCGATCGTTATCGGCCAAGCATGTGAGTTCGATTACTCTGGTGCTCAAGCTTGTAAAGCGCTTCGCGAAGAAGGTTACCGAGTTATTCTAGTAAACTCGAACCCAGCGACCATCATGACTGACCCAGATATGGCTGATGCAACTTACATCGAGCCAATCCAATGGGAAGTTGTTCGCAACATCATTGCGAAAGAGAAGCCAGACGCAGTTCTACCTACAATGGGTGGTCAAACGGCTCTTAACTGTGCACTAGATCTTGAGAAGCACGGCGTTCTTGAAGAGTTCGGTGTAGAGATGATTGGTGCAACGGCTGACGCTATCGATAAAGCAGAAGACCGTTCTCGTTTCGATAAGGCGATGAAGTCTATCGGCCTTGAGTGTCCACGTGCTGACACTGCGAAAACCATGGAAGAAGCTTACGCTGTTCTAGATATGGTTGGCTTCCCTTGTATCATCCGTCCATCATTCACTATGGGTGGTACTGGCGGTGGTATCGCATACAACAAAGAAGAGTTCGAAGAGATCTGTCGTCGCGGTTTAGACCTTTCTCCAACAAACGAACTTCTAATCGATGAATCTCTAATCGGTTGGAAAGAGTACGAGATGGAGGTGGTTCGTGATAAAGCGGACAACTGTATCATCGTATGTGCGATTGAAAACTTCGACCCAATGGGCATCCACACGGGTGACTCAATCACAGTTGCACCAGCTCAGACGCTAACAGACAAAGAATACCAACTAATGCGTAACGCATCTCTAGCGGTACTGCGTGAGATTGGTGTTGAAACAGGTGGTTCAAACGTACAGTTTGGTATCAACCCGAAAGATGGCCGTATGGTTATCATCGAGATGAACCCACGTGTATCTCGTTCTTCTGCTCTAGCTTCTAAAGCGACAGGTTTCCCAATCGCTAAGATTGCAGCGAAACTGGCTGTGGGTTACACATTAGATGAACTGCAAAATGACATCACGGGTGGCGCAACACCAGCATCATTCGAACCAACCATCGACTACGTAGTAACTAAGATTCCTCGTTTTAACTTCGAGAAATTTGCAGGTGCTAACGACCGTCTAACAACGCAAATGAAGTCTGTTGGTGAAGTTATGGCTATCGGCCGTAACCAACAAGAATCGCTACAAAAAGCACTTCGCGGCCTAGAAGTTGGCGCGACTGGCTTTGACGAAATGGTTGACCTAGATGCGCCAGACGCACTAACAACAATTCGTCACGAGCTAAAAGAAGCGGGCGCAGAGCGTATTTGGTACATCGCGGATGCATTCCGTGCGGGTATGTCAGTCGATGGTGTATTCAATCTAACGCAAATCGACCGTTGGTTCCTAGTTCAAATCGAAGACATCGTGAAGCTTGAGCAAGAGCTTAAAGCGAAAGGCTTTGCAGGTCTGAACAAAGAAGAGCTTAACAAACTGAAGCGTAAAGGTTTTGCTGATGCTCGCCTATCTAAGATTCTAGGTGTTGCGGAAAGCGAAATCCGTCGTCTACGTGACCAGTACGATATCCACCCAGTGTACAAGCGTGTTGATACGTGTGCGGCTGAGTTCTCTTCAGATACGGCTTACATGTACTCATCTTACGATGACGAGTGTGAAGCTAACCCAACAGATAAAGACAAGATCATGATTCTTGGTGGCGGTCCAAACCGTATCGGCCAAGGTATCGAATTTGACTACTGTTGTGTACACGCATCACTAGCTCTACGTGAAGATGGTTACGAAACTATCATGGTTAACTGTAACCCTGAGACTGTTTCAACGGATTACGACACATCTGACCGTCTATACTTCGAACCAGTAACACTGGAAGACGTACTAGCAATCGCTCGTGTTGAGAAGCCAAAAGGCGTTATCGTTCAGTACGGTGGTCAAACACCTCTTAAACTGGCTCGTGCACTTGAAGCGGCTGGCGTGCCAATCATCGGTACTAGCCCTGACGCAATCGACCGTGCAGAAGACCGTGAGCGTTTCCAAGTTGCGGTTGACCGTCTAGGTCTTCTACAGCCAGAAAACGCGACAGTAACAACAATGGAGCAAGCGGTAGAGAAATCACGTGAAATCGGCTACCCACTGGTTGTACGTCCTTCTTACGTACTGGGTGGTCGCGCGATGGAAATCGTATACGACGAGCAAGACCTACGTCGCTACTTCAACGAAGCGGTTAGCGTATCAAACGAATCTCCAGTTCTACTAGATAGCTTCCTAGACGATGCAGTTGAAGTCGATATCGATGCTATCTGTGACGGTGAGCGCGTAGTTATCGGCGGTATCATGGAGCACATCGAACAAGCGGGTGTTCACTCAGGTGACTCAGCATGTTCTCTTCCTGCATACACGCTAAGCCAAGAAATCCAAGACGTAATGCGCGAGCAAGTTGAAAAGCTAGCATTCGAGCTAGGTGTTCGCGGTCTAATGAACACGCAGTTTGCGGTTAAAAACAACAAAGTATACCTAATCGAGGTGAACCCTCGTGCAGCGCGTACAGTACCGTTTGTATCGAAAGCAACTGGCGCACCAATCGCTAAAATTGCAGCACGTGTTATGGCGGGTCAATCTCTAGAAGCTCAAGGCTTCACCAAAGAAATCATCCCACCTTACTACTCTGTTAAAGAAGTAGTACTGCCGTTCAACAAGTTCCCAGGTGTTGACCCACTGTTAGGCCCAGAAATGCGCTCTACCGGTGAGGTTATGGGTGTTGGTGCAACGTTCGCTGAAGCTTACGCGAAAGCAGAATTGGGTTGTGGCAATGTTTATCCTGAAGGCGGTCGTGCGCTACTTTCTGTTCGTGAAGGCGATAAAGAGCGTGTTGTTGACTTGGCATCTAAGCTGTCTAAGCTTGGTTACCAACTAGATGCAACCCACGGCACTGCGGTTATCCTTGGTGAAGCGGGCATCAACCCACGTCTAGTGAACAAGGTACACGAAGGTCGTCCTCATATTCTTGACCGTATCAAGAACAACGAGTACACCTACATCGTGAACACGGCTGCTGGTCGTCAAGCGATTGAAGACTCTAAAGTACTTCGTCGTGGTGCTCTAGCTGAGAAAGTGAACTACACCACAACGCTAAACGCAGCGTTCGCAACGTGTATGGCTCACACAGCTGACGCGAAAACAAGCGTCACTTCAGTACAAGAACTACACGCTCAAGTGAAAGCTTCTGAAGCGTAA
- a CDS encoding TSUP family transporter — translation MDITIEILAILFFVATAAGFIDAMAGGGGLLTLPALLAAGVPPTQALATNKLQSSFGSFSASWYFVRNGIVSIKEMRFAILCTFIGSAIGAELVQYIDASLLTSLIPLLLIAISLYFLLAPQTKTSEGKQRVSEAMFALCVGGGVGFYDGFFGPGTGSIFTVCFVAIGHFSLVDATARTKVLNFTSNIAALIFFIIAGLPIWELGLVMAVGGFIGAQLGAKIVVTKGQKWIRPLVIVMSMLMASKLLWEQHQQWILSVL, via the coding sequence ATGGACATTACCATTGAGATTCTAGCGATACTGTTTTTTGTCGCGACAGCGGCAGGCTTTATTGATGCGATGGCTGGTGGTGGTGGACTGTTAACACTCCCGGCGCTTTTGGCCGCAGGCGTTCCGCCGACTCAAGCGTTGGCGACTAATAAACTGCAGAGCTCTTTCGGTAGTTTTTCTGCAAGCTGGTACTTTGTCCGTAATGGCATCGTCAGTATCAAAGAGATGCGTTTTGCAATCTTATGTACCTTTATTGGTTCTGCTATTGGTGCCGAATTAGTCCAGTATATCGACGCGAGTTTACTCACTAGCTTGATCCCACTACTACTGATCGCTATCTCACTCTACTTTCTGTTAGCCCCACAAACTAAGACCAGCGAAGGGAAGCAACGTGTATCGGAGGCGATGTTTGCGCTGTGTGTTGGTGGTGGTGTGGGTTTTTATGATGGCTTCTTTGGACCGGGCACCGGTTCTATCTTCACAGTCTGCTTTGTCGCAATTGGTCACTTTTCTTTAGTGGATGCGACTGCGCGTACCAAAGTGCTGAACTTTACATCGAATATTGCCGCATTGATCTTCTTCATTATTGCTGGCCTACCAATTTGGGAACTCGGTTTAGTGATGGCTGTCGGTGGCTTTATTGGCGCACAATTAGGTGCCAAGATTGTGGTTACCAAAGGACAAAAGTGGATCCGCCCTTTGGTGATCGTGATGTCAATGTTGATGGCTTCTAAACTCCTTTGGGAACAGCATCAACAATGGATTCTATCAGTGCTTTAA
- a CDS encoding LysR family transcriptional regulator has translation MLLEGIETLLVLSKAKTMSRTGSLLYISQSAVSKRIANLEKKLGKKLIEPNGRQIKLSPDGVALIESIGPAFNELRGLIYEQQELEDTTLITLDSSKSLIAGYLGKMMGDFIQHDKYITITTNHTPRIIERVQSGKATLGLCAGVLPPHHGLMTFHLFDEPFYIVSSTHLERLPERVITNDMTNPANSYQLSVLEKFGVKPLMEMDAYTAAAQLALGGTGPALIPLSIVKTLNIAPQYLFSFKELKNLIRPIHICVRPNSYQSPRVKALIESIVDAVPKGV, from the coding sequence ATGCTACTTGAAGGTATTGAAACACTATTAGTACTCAGTAAAGCAAAAACCATGAGCCGTACTGGCAGCCTGTTGTACATCAGTCAGTCAGCGGTCAGTAAACGGATTGCCAACTTAGAAAAGAAGTTAGGTAAAAAGCTGATCGAACCCAATGGGCGACAGATTAAGCTCTCTCCGGACGGCGTTGCTCTTATCGAGAGTATCGGTCCCGCATTCAATGAACTACGTGGACTTATCTACGAACAACAAGAGCTAGAAGATACCACGCTAATCACCTTAGATAGCTCTAAATCACTGATTGCCGGCTACCTCGGTAAGATGATGGGCGACTTTATCCAGCACGATAAATACATCACTATCACCACCAACCACACACCTCGGATCATCGAGCGAGTGCAATCAGGGAAAGCGACGCTAGGATTGTGTGCTGGGGTACTTCCCCCTCACCACGGACTGATGACCTTTCATCTTTTTGACGAACCATTCTACATTGTAAGTTCAACGCATTTAGAGCGTCTACCAGAGCGTGTCATCACCAATGATATGACCAACCCAGCCAATAGCTATCAACTGTCAGTGCTTGAGAAGTTTGGTGTTAAACCACTAATGGAGATGGATGCCTATACCGCAGCCGCGCAGCTAGCATTAGGTGGAACCGGTCCTGCATTGATTCCTCTATCAATCGTCAAAACGCTCAACATTGCTCCTCAGTATCTGTTCAGTTTTAAGGAGCTCAAAAATTTGATTCGCCCGATTCACATCTGCGTGCGACCAAATAGCTATCAATCACCGCGAGTTAAAGCACTGATAGAATCCATTGTTGATGCTGTTCCCAAAGGAGTTTAG
- a CDS encoding flavodoxin family protein: protein MSQIGIVFFSKCGATKAVAQALAEGVEAQSQSITMIEVLPSEIVEGRYINEQKIKQLGECEAIVFGSPTYMGSPAAQFKAFMDASSDPYCAKAWRNKFAAGFTTGGSLNGEQQQTLLSFFTLACQHGMLWIGLDASKHTDDLGLNRTGSNIGLVSSIDDGEGNVNANDLLTARYYGTRIATLVQELASKQ, encoded by the coding sequence ATGAGTCAGATCGGTATTGTTTTCTTCTCTAAGTGTGGTGCAACGAAAGCTGTCGCCCAAGCCCTCGCCGAAGGTGTCGAGGCTCAATCTCAATCCATCACCATGATTGAGGTTTTACCCAGTGAAATTGTAGAAGGTCGCTACATCAACGAGCAAAAAATCAAGCAGCTTGGCGAGTGCGAGGCGATTGTATTTGGATCACCGACTTACATGGGAAGCCCAGCCGCACAATTCAAGGCATTTATGGACGCCAGCAGTGATCCTTACTGTGCTAAAGCTTGGCGCAATAAATTCGCCGCAGGCTTTACCACGGGCGGCAGTCTCAATGGAGAGCAACAACAAACACTATTGAGTTTCTTCACACTGGCGTGTCAGCATGGAATGTTATGGATTGGGCTTGATGCCTCTAAGCATACCGATGATTTAGGCCTCAATCGCACAGGCTCTAACATTGGCTTAGTGTCGAGTATCGATGATGGTGAAGGTAACGTAAATGCCAATGACCTACTCACTGCTCGCTACTACGGAACCAGGATCGCAACTCTGGTTCAAGAACTGGCAAGTAAACAGTAG
- a CDS encoding VOC family protein, whose translation MQAYVEHANITVSNIDDAVQFIQTAIPEFKERHRGQTNYRWCHIGTDDSYIALQEVVEREQTDRSPYLDVGINHIGIVVDDVDRVEKRLLAAGYEQNDIGEDNPFRKRVYFYDASGVEWEFIEYLTQNAENKNRYED comes from the coding sequence ATGCAGGCTTATGTTGAACACGCAAATATCACCGTCAGTAATATTGATGACGCCGTCCAATTTATCCAAACCGCAATCCCTGAATTTAAAGAGCGCCATCGTGGACAAACGAATTATCGCTGGTGCCATATTGGTACTGACGACAGTTATATCGCCCTTCAAGAGGTGGTTGAGAGAGAACAAACCGATCGCTCCCCTTATCTAGATGTGGGTATTAATCACATTGGTATCGTTGTTGATGACGTTGATCGTGTTGAGAAACGCTTATTAGCTGCTGGCTATGAACAGAACGATATCGGAGAGGACAACCCGTTTCGCAAGCGCGTCTATTTTTACGATGCAAGCGGTGTTGAGTGGGAGTTCATTGAGTACCTTACTCAAAATGCTGAAAACAAAAATCGCTACGAGGATTAA
- a CDS encoding TRIC cation channel family protein has product MDSMLLYFIDLFGTAIFAISGVFVAGRLKMDPFGVAVLGSVTAIGGGTIRDMALGATPVFWITDTTYLWVILITCLLTMIIVRRPKRLPWWILPVCDAVGLAVFVGIGVEKSLSYQDSALVAIIMGVITGCGGGIIRDVLAREVPMVLRSEVYATACIIGGVFHTTALSMGQDSETAFLAGVFSTLLIRLGAIRWHLSLPTFALNK; this is encoded by the coding sequence ATGGACTCCATGCTGCTTTACTTTATCGACTTATTCGGTACGGCTATTTTTGCCATCTCTGGCGTATTTGTCGCTGGCCGCTTGAAAATGGACCCATTTGGTGTCGCAGTTCTAGGCAGTGTGACTGCTATTGGTGGTGGTACGATTCGCGATATGGCGTTGGGTGCCACTCCTGTATTCTGGATCACCGATACCACTTATTTGTGGGTTATCCTTATAACCTGTCTGCTGACAATGATCATCGTAAGGCGTCCCAAGCGTCTCCCTTGGTGGATTCTACCAGTGTGTGATGCGGTCGGTTTGGCTGTGTTTGTTGGTATTGGTGTAGAGAAATCGCTGAGCTATCAAGACTCTGCACTGGTCGCGATCATCATGGGTGTGATTACTGGCTGCGGCGGCGGTATTATCCGCGATGTATTGGCGCGAGAAGTACCAATGGTCCTACGAAGTGAAGTCTATGCCACAGCATGTATCATCGGCGGCGTATTCCACACAACGGCTCTTAGCATGGGGCAAGATTCCGAGACAGCTTTCCTAGCCGGTGTCTTCTCTACCCTATTGATTCGCTTGGGAGCCATTCGCTGGCATCTATCTCTGCCAACATTTGCCCTCAATAAATAG
- the btuF gene encoding vitamin B12 ABC transporter substrate-binding protein BtuF gives MSVLSLCLWQSNALAQTHSEAKRVISLAPHATELAYSAGLGDNLIAVSEKSDYPPEADKLPKVANYQGIKVEKIIALQPDLILAWPAGNPPRELAKLKQFGFEIYYSQTKSLDSIASNIEHLSQYSSDPSVGLSNAKAYRNQLEQLKSKYQDAEPVQYFYQLSEKPIITVAQGHWPSEVFEFCGGQNIFEDAATSYPQVSIEQVVLKKPEVIFTSRHAIENGTMWSDWGDEIPAVEKEQIWSLNSDWINRPTTRTLHAIQQVCDYFDKARQNR, from the coding sequence ATCTCTGTACTTTCACTCTGTTTATGGCAATCCAATGCGTTGGCACAAACTCATAGCGAGGCAAAGCGTGTCATCAGCCTTGCCCCACACGCTACAGAGTTGGCTTACAGTGCAGGACTTGGTGACAACTTGATTGCAGTGAGCGAAAAAAGCGACTACCCACCCGAAGCTGATAAGCTGCCTAAGGTCGCCAACTATCAAGGGATAAAGGTCGAGAAGATCATTGCGCTTCAGCCCGACCTGATTCTGGCTTGGCCTGCTGGCAACCCCCCGAGAGAGCTTGCGAAACTCAAACAATTTGGCTTTGAGATCTACTACTCACAAACCAAGAGCCTAGATAGCATCGCCAGTAATATTGAGCATCTCAGTCAATACTCTAGCGATCCTAGCGTTGGACTCAGTAATGCCAAAGCTTATCGAAACCAGCTTGAACAACTCAAGTCTAAGTATCAAGACGCCGAACCTGTTCAATACTTCTACCAACTGAGTGAAAAACCTATCATCACAGTTGCACAAGGTCACTGGCCAAGTGAAGTCTTTGAGTTCTGTGGTGGCCAAAACATTTTCGAAGACGCTGCGACCTCTTACCCACAAGTGAGCATTGAACAAGTGGTGCTTAAAAAGCCGGAAGTTATCTTCACCTCTCGCCATGCCATTGAGAACGGCACCATGTGGAGCGATTGGGGCGATGAGATCCCTGCGGTTGAAAAAGAGCAAATTTGGTCACTCAATTCTGACTGGATAAATCGCCCTACGACACGAACACTACACGCTATCCAACAGGTGTGTGATTACTTTGATAAAGCACGTCAAAATCGCTAA
- a CDS encoding cobalamin biosynthesis family protein: MQTLFDQVFANGVLLVMWGALLFHLILPIPHSAHPVTLWHKFAEQLANKVNNHRNYSQSLISGTLAWLLMCFPALILLIALKPLMWQPQLFELALLLLAIDWRNNEKLASQLIRALSQDNKPQARKLLAPVVNRQTDTLSTLGLGKASAETLIMGYGRNVICVLFWYAIGGGIAALMYRLTAELARAWSPSRQRFAPFGSSVVKVVAVLEFIPLRLFALMIVVGHNASNTFSMMLTQSRSWPLPGPAWLITSAGNKLELSLGGPAIYDDVKAVRAKLGGRIAPSALHLAQLQKMLAWRILAWLLIQSALLLIIHQGI; encoded by the coding sequence ATGCAAACACTGTTTGATCAGGTATTTGCAAATGGCGTGCTCCTCGTTATGTGGGGAGCACTGCTCTTTCATTTAATCTTACCGATTCCTCACTCTGCTCACCCAGTTACCCTCTGGCACAAGTTCGCTGAACAGCTCGCCAACAAGGTCAACAATCATCGCAACTACTCACAGAGCTTAATCTCTGGAACCTTAGCTTGGTTGTTGATGTGTTTTCCTGCGCTCATTCTGCTTATCGCCCTCAAGCCTCTGATGTGGCAGCCACAACTATTTGAACTTGCCCTTCTGTTGCTTGCCATCGATTGGCGCAACAACGAGAAGCTTGCAAGCCAACTGATTCGCGCACTCAGTCAGGATAATAAGCCGCAAGCACGTAAACTGCTCGCGCCTGTGGTTAATCGACAAACCGATACGCTGTCTACATTGGGACTTGGAAAAGCTTCTGCCGAAACTCTGATTATGGGTTACGGTCGCAACGTCATCTGCGTGCTCTTTTGGTACGCCATTGGTGGAGGCATTGCGGCACTCATGTACCGTTTAACCGCAGAGTTAGCGCGCGCTTGGTCACCAAGCAGACAACGCTTTGCTCCATTTGGTTCCAGCGTAGTGAAAGTGGTCGCGGTTCTAGAGTTTATTCCATTACGACTCTTTGCCTTGATGATTGTGGTAGGTCACAACGCAAGTAATACCTTCTCAATGATGCTGACTCAGAGCCGCTCTTGGCCACTGCCTGGCCCTGCTTGGCTCATCACTTCAGCAGGTAATAAACTCGAACTATCACTCGGTGGTCCCGCAATCTATGACGACGTTAAAGCGGTAAGAGCCAAACTAGGTGGGCGAATAGCGCCATCGGCGCTGCATCTAGCCCAACTGCAAAAAATGCTCGCTTGGCGAATACTGGCGTGGCTACTGATTCAAAGCGCTCTATTACTGATTATTCACCAAGGGATTTAA
- the mtnN gene encoding 5'-methylthioadenosine/S-adenosylhomocysteine nucleosidase has translation MKIGIIGAMEQEVAILKSAITEMTEVKKGGCTFFSGQLNGVDVVLLQSGIGKVAAAVGTSILLSEYQPDVVLNTGSAGGFDSTLNLGDVVISTEVRHHDADVTAFGYEIGQMAGQPAAFQADAKLMDVAEKALAQMEDTHAVRGLICTGDAFVCTAERQEFIRKHFPSVVAVEMEASAIAQACHQFEVPFVVVRAISDVADKESPMSFEEFLPLAAKSSSEMVIKMVDLLK, from the coding sequence ATGAAAATCGGCATCATTGGCGCAATGGAGCAAGAAGTTGCGATCCTAAAATCAGCAATCACAGAGATGACAGAAGTGAAGAAAGGCGGCTGTACCTTTTTCTCAGGTCAGTTAAATGGTGTTGATGTTGTGTTACTGCAATCTGGCATTGGTAAGGTAGCTGCGGCGGTAGGTACTTCTATCCTACTAAGCGAATATCAACCAGACGTGGTTTTAAACACTGGCTCTGCAGGCGGTTTTGATTCAACACTTAACCTAGGCGATGTGGTTATCTCTACTGAAGTTCGTCACCACGATGCAGACGTGACTGCATTTGGTTACGAGATCGGCCAAATGGCAGGTCAACCAGCGGCATTCCAAGCAGATGCGAAGCTAATGGACGTTGCTGAGAAAGCACTAGCACAAATGGAAGACACACACGCAGTACGCGGTCTAATCTGTACTGGCGATGCCTTCGTGTGCACGGCTGAGCGTCAAGAGTTCATCCGCAAGCACTTCCCATCTGTAGTAGCGGTTGAGATGGAAGCCTCTGCAATCGCACAAGCTTGTCACCAATTCGAAGTACCGTTTGTTGTGGTACGCGCAATCTCTGACGTAGCAGACAAAGAGTCACCAATGAGCTTTGAAGAGTTCCTACCGCTAGCAGCGAAGAGCTCTTCTGAGATGGTGATTAAAATGGTAGACCTACTTAAATAA
- a CDS encoding DUF1499 domain-containing protein, translated as MKKVVLLSALLIGLSGCSQGNQTMEDRTKNPCGDKPNCVSTQDSREQHSIAPFTLTDGVSLSQIEAVILQQPRTKTAVKNDDYLRVEFTSKIMRFVDDLELKIEGNNLLVRSESRTGHSDFGVNRKRVDTLRAELTKAGLIE; from the coding sequence ATGAAAAAAGTCGTCTTGCTCTCCGCCCTTCTTATCGGACTCTCAGGCTGTAGCCAAGGAAATCAAACAATGGAAGACAGAACTAAAAACCCATGTGGCGACAAGCCTAACTGTGTCTCAACTCAAGATTCTCGTGAGCAACACAGCATTGCTCCATTTACTCTCACTGATGGCGTCAGCCTGTCTCAGATTGAAGCGGTCATATTGCAGCAACCTAGAACCAAAACAGCCGTAAAGAATGACGATTACTTACGTGTCGAATTTACCAGCAAGATCATGCGTTTTGTCGATGACTTAGAACTCAAAATTGAAGGCAATAATCTTTTGGTTCGTTCAGAGTCTCGTACCGGTCATTCGGACTTTGGCGTGAACCGCAAACGCGTGGATACCTTAAGAGCAGAGCTGACAAAAGCTGGGCTTATTGAGTAA